One genomic region from Neisseria weaveri encodes:
- the folK gene encoding 2-amino-4-hydroxy-6-hydroxymethyldihydropteridine diphosphokinase, with the protein MMNKPGRIAVIALGSNLENPAKQVLSALDAINLHPEIKVEKASSLYLSEPVGYADQPDFVNAVCMVSTSLSPKTLLAELNTIEAQFGRERSFRNAPRTLDLDIVAYEGICSDDPHLTLPHPRAHERSFVMLPLAEIAPDFELPQRGVATVLAAGLGNEGIRLLKAGEIEAGTKENQ; encoded by the coding sequence ATGATGAACAAGCCGGGCCGGATAGCGGTGATTGCCTTGGGAAGCAATTTGGAGAACCCTGCAAAGCAGGTATTGTCCGCATTGGACGCGATAAATTTGCATCCGGAAATCAAGGTGGAAAAAGCATCTTCCCTGTATTTAAGCGAACCGGTGGGCTATGCCGACCAGCCTGATTTCGTTAATGCCGTTTGTATGGTTTCGACTTCTCTGTCGCCGAAAACCTTATTGGCAGAATTGAATACAATTGAAGCACAGTTCGGCCGTGAGCGAAGCTTCCGAAATGCTCCGCGCACATTGGACTTGGATATTGTTGCTTATGAAGGCATATGCAGCGATGATCCGCATTTGACCCTGCCGCATCCGCGTGCGCACGAGCGCAGTTTCGTGATGTTGCCTTTAGCGGAAATCGCGCCGGATTTTGAATTGCCGCAACGGGGCGTAGCGACCGTATTGGCAGCAGGGTTGGGTAACGAAGGCATCCGTTTGTTGAAAGCAGGAGAAATAGAGGCCGGTACAAAGGAAAACCAATGA
- a CDS encoding SirB2 family protein gives MQYLMVKHSHVFFVVVTVVLFNLRFWLKAARPDKPLPGILKVLPHLNDTMLLFTGLWLMKITGFMPFGNANWLGMKIVLLIAYIFLGALALKAQARSVKAVSGYAAATACIAIIAYMALYKPI, from the coding sequence ATGCAATATTTAATGGTTAAGCACAGTCATGTTTTTTTTGTGGTGGTAACCGTTGTTTTGTTTAATCTGCGGTTTTGGCTGAAAGCTGCCCGTCCGGATAAGCCTTTGCCGGGTATTTTGAAAGTTTTGCCTCATTTGAACGATACGATGCTGCTGTTTACCGGATTGTGGCTGATGAAAATTACCGGCTTTATGCCCTTCGGAAATGCCAATTGGCTAGGTATGAAGATTGTATTACTGATTGCTTATATCTTTTTAGGTGCGCTGGCATTGAAAGCGCAGGCCCGTTCGGTTAAAGCGGTTTCCGGTTATGCGGCTGCCACAGCCTGTATTGCGATTATTGCCTATATGGCTTTGTATAAGCCGATTTAA
- a CDS encoding tRNA (mnm(5)s(2)U34)-methyltransferase, which produces MYLTPVLRFAHRLLSDTVSVGDAVMDGTAGNGHDTLLLAKLVGIEGKVWAFDVQEQALQATLGRLKNEGMERQVALILDGHQHAAEYVDQPLAAAVFNFGWLPGSDKSCTTQAQTSIAALDSAVAMLKSGGLLVAVLYPGHEAGREEAAAVETWAVALPQREYAVLKYGFINQKNRPPYILAVEKLHM; this is translated from the coding sequence ATGTATCTGACTCCGGTTTTACGTTTTGCTCATCGGTTGTTGTCCGACACGGTATCCGTTGGAGATGCGGTTATGGACGGTACGGCAGGCAACGGTCACGACACGCTGTTGTTGGCGAAGTTGGTCGGTATCGAAGGAAAAGTTTGGGCTTTCGATGTTCAAGAGCAGGCATTGCAGGCAACATTAGGCCGTCTGAAAAATGAAGGCATGGAACGGCAGGTGGCTTTAATTTTGGACGGCCACCAACATGCCGCCGAGTATGTCGATCAGCCGCTTGCCGCCGCCGTATTCAATTTCGGCTGGCTGCCCGGCAGCGATAAAAGCTGCACCACGCAGGCACAAACCAGTATAGCGGCTTTGGATTCAGCTGTTGCCATGCTGAAGTCAGGCGGATTGCTGGTTGCCGTGCTTTATCCAGGCCACGAAGCGGGTAGGGAAGAAGCGGCCGCAGTGGAGACTTGGGCGGTGGCTCTGCCACAACGTGAATATGCCGTACTCAAATACGGTTTTATCAATCAGAAAAACCGGCCGCCTTACATTTTAGCGGTTGAAAAGCTGCATATGTGA
- a CDS encoding nitroreductase family protein has translation MDALQLLTTRRSNKQLAAPAPNAEQLEMMLQSATQVPDHGNMRPFRFAVIQSEEGLQRFRQLLKDTVVQLNFGDEILQKAEKVGNMAPMVIAVMFRPNTEVARPKPEWEQMISAGCAAYGLQLAASAQGFDNVWITGMWSNSPLLREALGCRDKDKIIGLLMVGTAAEPASGEKNTDLAEFVQYW, from the coding sequence ATGGATGCCTTGCAATTATTGACTACCCGCCGCTCGAACAAGCAGCTTGCCGCGCCCGCACCGAATGCAGAACAGCTGGAAATGATGTTGCAGTCGGCAACGCAGGTGCCTGATCACGGCAATATGCGTCCGTTTCGTTTTGCCGTTATCCAAAGCGAAGAGGGTTTGCAGCGTTTCCGCCAGTTGTTGAAGGATACGGTTGTTCAGTTGAATTTCGGCGATGAAATTCTGCAAAAAGCAGAAAAAGTCGGCAATATGGCACCCATGGTGATTGCGGTAATGTTCCGTCCCAATACCGAAGTGGCCCGCCCGAAACCGGAGTGGGAACAGATGATCAGTGCAGGCTGTGCCGCTTACGGTCTGCAGTTGGCCGCTAGCGCGCAAGGTTTCGACAATGTTTGGATTACCGGTATGTGGAGCAACAGCCCACTGTTGCGTGAGGCATTGGGTTGCCGGGACAAAGACAAAATTATCGGGCTGCTCATGGTCGGCACGGCGGCGGAACCTGCTTCCGGTGAAAAAAACACCGATTTGGCCGAGTTTGTACAATATTGGTAA
- a CDS encoding DUF4298 domain-containing protein, with protein sequence MSKISTEQAQARIAEVQSLYREWLALQPKLTEAQQDWRRSMEVMQAIRAFYDKEYLPLYEALEEGLPVSLKTEGEYSVMSEDALYDAIGDQYHLAWGWMRMAVKVLDPESETE encoded by the coding sequence ATGAGTAAAATCAGTACGGAACAGGCGCAGGCCAGAATAGCCGAAGTCCAATCGCTCTACCGGGAATGGCTGGCTTTGCAGCCCAAACTGACGGAAGCGCAGCAGGATTGGCGGCGGAGTATGGAAGTCATGCAGGCGATACGCGCTTTTTATGACAAGGAGTATCTGCCGCTTTACGAAGCGCTGGAAGAAGGTTTGCCCGTGTCGTTGAAAACCGAAGGCGAATACAGCGTAATGAGCGAAGATGCTTTGTATGACGCCATCGGCGACCAATACCACTTGGCTTGGGGCTGGATGCGGATGGCGGTGAAAGTATTGGATCCCGAATCCGAAACGGAATAA
- the era gene encoding GTPase Era — MDIETFLAQQPAAEGYRCGFVAIVGRPNVGKSTLMNHLIGQKISITSKKAQTTRHKVTGIYTDDTAQFVFVDTPGFQTDHRNALNDRLNLNVTEAMSGVDVVVFVLEAMRFTEADRTVIKQLPKRTPVLLVVNKIDKEKAKDKLALQAFIDSVKQEFEFAGHEVVSAKHGLRIANLLETLKPYLPEGIPLYPEDMVTDKSSRFLAMEIVREKLFRYLGEELPYAMNVEVEQFKEENGMFHIYIAVLVDKENQKPIVIGKGGEKLKKISTEARLDMEKLFDCKVFLKVWVKVKSGWADDIRFLNELGL; from the coding sequence ATGGATATTGAAACCTTTTTGGCACAACAGCCGGCTGCGGAAGGCTACCGTTGCGGTTTTGTGGCGATTGTAGGCCGGCCGAATGTCGGCAAATCGACCTTAATGAATCATTTAATCGGCCAAAAAATCAGCATTACCAGTAAAAAAGCCCAAACCACGCGCCATAAGGTTACCGGTATTTATACCGACGATACGGCGCAATTTGTTTTTGTGGATACGCCGGGTTTTCAAACTGATCACCGTAATGCTTTGAATGACCGTCTGAACCTGAATGTAACCGAAGCGATGAGCGGTGTGGATGTAGTGGTGTTTGTATTGGAAGCCATGCGTTTTACCGAAGCAGACAGAACGGTGATCAAGCAGTTGCCCAAGCGCACGCCCGTATTGCTGGTGGTGAATAAAATCGATAAAGAAAAAGCCAAAGACAAATTGGCTCTGCAGGCGTTTATCGACAGCGTGAAGCAGGAATTCGAGTTTGCCGGACACGAAGTGGTCAGCGCCAAGCACGGGCTGCGTATTGCCAACTTGCTGGAAACCTTGAAACCTTATCTGCCGGAGGGAATTCCGCTGTATCCGGAAGATATGGTTACCGACAAATCCAGCCGTTTTCTTGCGATGGAAATCGTGCGCGAAAAACTGTTCCGCTATTTGGGCGAGGAGCTGCCTTATGCAATGAATGTCGAAGTAGAGCAGTTTAAAGAAGAAAACGGCATGTTTCACATCTATATCGCGGTTTTGGTGGATAAAGAAAACCAAAAGCCGATTGTCATCGGTAAAGGTGGGGAAAAGCTGAAGAAAATTTCCACTGAAGCGCGCTTGGACATGGAAAAACTGTTTGACTGCAAAGTGTTTTTGAAAGTTTGGGTCAAAGTGAAATCCGGTTGGGCGGACGATATCCGTTTCTTAAACGAATTGGGTCTGTGA
- the rnc gene encoding ribonuclease III: MKQDLIKQNALAHIQKKLGYSFRNTELLVQALTHRSYSAKNNERLEFIGDAVLDYTVAKMLFDAFPKLSEGELSRLRSNLVNEAVLADIAIEMNIGEALFLGTGELKSGGFRRPSILADAVEALFAAVSLDADFSEAESVVRRLFSGRVKTVDFKNQGKDSKTLLQEALQARRFDLPKYRIEEQTTDAQDVKFTVSCDLGELGFICRATGGSRKSAEQEAAKEAIVWVEKHYPQRKAKR; this comes from the coding sequence ATGAAGCAAGATTTGATCAAACAAAATGCCCTGGCGCATATTCAAAAAAAACTGGGTTATTCTTTCCGAAATACGGAGCTGCTGGTGCAGGCGTTGACGCACCGCAGTTATTCGGCCAAAAACAACGAACGCTTGGAATTTATCGGCGATGCCGTTTTGGACTATACAGTAGCGAAAATGCTGTTTGACGCTTTTCCTAAATTAAGTGAAGGCGAGCTCTCGCGCTTGCGTTCCAATCTGGTCAATGAAGCGGTGTTGGCCGACATCGCAATCGAAATGAACATCGGTGAAGCTTTGTTTCTCGGAACGGGCGAGTTGAAAAGCGGCGGTTTCAGACGGCCTTCTATCTTGGCCGATGCTGTTGAAGCCTTGTTTGCCGCTGTCAGCTTGGATGCGGATTTTTCGGAAGCCGAAAGCGTTGTCCGCCGTTTATTTTCAGGCAGAGTGAAAACCGTCGATTTCAAAAACCAGGGTAAGGACAGCAAAACGCTGTTGCAGGAGGCCTTGCAGGCGAGGCGTTTTGATCTGCCCAAATACCGTATTGAAGAACAAACCACGGATGCTCAAGACGTGAAATTTACCGTTTCCTGCGACTTGGGCGAGTTGGGTTTTATTTGCCGTGCAACCGGCGGTAGCAGAAAGAGTGCGGAGCAGGAAGCAGCCAAAGAAGCGATTGTTTGGGTGGAAAAACATTATCCGCAGCGCAAAGCGAAAAGATAA
- the lepB gene encoding signal peptidase I has product MGNTLTWGAVAVFIAGLVLFFRSSKQREENGEWHGGLQWGYLLMMVGVFGMLSVFMSFTAVLLIFVLFTGIVWFIHKGRLKKNGSHDDNHFTDYMSGFFPIILIVFVVRTFIAEPFQIPSSSMRPGLVVGDFILVNKFSYGIRTPVINNVLVPTGTVERGDVVVFNYPEDEKINYIKRAVGVPGDVVEYNDKVLRINGEAVGEHPVGMYGYQENTRQYGMVNIEAEAFEEKLGGRVFQVLKMPNQPAFLPQGVRSDFAFRGNCTYAEDGSAFKCTVPEGHYFMMGDNRDNSEDSRYWGFVSDRLIVGKAFFVWMNFGDFSRIGTKIQ; this is encoded by the coding sequence ATGGGAAACACCTTAACTTGGGGTGCGGTTGCGGTTTTTATTGCCGGTTTGGTGCTGTTTTTCCGAAGCAGCAAGCAGCGTGAGGAGAACGGCGAATGGCACGGCGGCCTGCAGTGGGGTTACCTGCTGATGATGGTCGGCGTATTCGGAATGCTGTCGGTATTTATGAGTTTTACCGCGGTCTTGCTGATTTTTGTTTTGTTTACCGGCATTGTTTGGTTTATCCATAAAGGCCGTCTGAAAAAAAACGGCAGTCATGACGATAACCACTTTACCGATTACATGAGCGGATTTTTTCCGATTATTTTGATTGTGTTTGTGGTGCGTACTTTTATTGCCGAGCCGTTTCAGATTCCTTCCAGCTCGATGCGTCCGGGTTTGGTGGTTGGCGATTTTATTTTGGTCAACAAGTTTTCATACGGTATCCGTACGCCGGTAATCAATAATGTATTGGTTCCGACCGGTACGGTGGAACGCGGCGACGTGGTGGTGTTCAACTATCCTGAAGATGAAAAAATCAATTACATCAAGCGCGCGGTAGGTGTGCCGGGCGATGTGGTCGAATATAACGACAAGGTTTTACGCATCAACGGCGAGGCGGTTGGGGAACATCCTGTCGGTATGTACGGTTATCAGGAAAATACCCGTCAATACGGTATGGTGAATATCGAAGCGGAAGCGTTTGAGGAAAAGCTCGGCGGCCGAGTGTTTCAAGTGTTGAAAATGCCGAACCAGCCTGCTTTTCTGCCGCAAGGCGTGCGTAGCGATTTTGCGTTTAGGGGCAACTGTACTTATGCGGAAGACGGCTCCGCATTCAAATGTACCGTTCCCGAAGGTCATTATTTTATGATGGGCGATAACCGTGACAATAGCGAAGATTCGCGCTATTGGGGTTTTGTCAGCGACCGGTTGATTGTCGGCAAGGCTTTCTTTGTTTGGATGAACTTCGGCGATTTCAGCCGAATCGGCACGAAAATCCAATAA
- the lepA gene encoding translation elongation factor 4 produces MKNIRNFSIIAHIDHGKSTLADRFIQYCGGLEMREMSTQVLDSMDIEKERGITIKAQTAALNYKARDGQTYQLNLIDTPGHVDFSYEVSRSLSACEGAILVVDASQGVEAQTVANCYTAIDLGVEVVPVLNKIDLPAADPDRVAQEIEDIIGIDAVGAVTCSAKSGLGVEDVLEEIVAKIPAPEGDEDAPLQAMIIDSWFDNYVGVVMLIRVKEGRLKLKDKLLFMSTKAETQAEQLGVFTPKSVQKQELKAGEVGFLITGIKELNAAKVGDTITLAANPAEKALPGFQEVQSQVFAGLYPVESHDYEALRDALEKLQLNDASLKFEPEVSQALGFGFRCGFLGLLHLEIVQERLEREFDMDLITTAPTVVYEVLLKNGEKIEVENPSKLPDVGLIDTIFEPIITATILVPQEYVGAVMTLCNQKRGVQRNMQYMGRQVMLTYDLPMNEVVMDFFDKLKSTSRGYASLDYEFKEFQAADLIKLDIMVNGEKVDALSLIVHRSNAVFRGRELAAKMRELIPRQMFDIAVQAAIGSQIIARETVKALRKNVLAKCYGGDITRKKKLLEKQKAGKRRMKQVGNVEIPQSAFLAILQVGDK; encoded by the coding sequence ATGAAAAATATAAGAAATTTCTCCATTATCGCCCACATCGACCACGGCAAATCCACACTGGCCGACCGCTTTATCCAATATTGCGGCGGCTTGGAAATGCGCGAAATGAGCACGCAGGTGCTGGATTCGATGGATATCGAAAAAGAGCGCGGCATTACCATCAAAGCGCAAACCGCCGCCCTGAACTACAAAGCGCGCGACGGGCAAACCTATCAGCTCAATCTGATCGACACCCCGGGGCACGTCGACTTTTCCTACGAAGTTTCCCGCTCGTTATCTGCTTGCGAAGGCGCGATCTTGGTTGTGGACGCTTCGCAAGGCGTGGAAGCGCAAACCGTGGCCAACTGCTATACCGCGATTGATTTGGGCGTGGAAGTGGTGCCCGTGCTGAACAAAATCGATTTGCCCGCTGCCGACCCCGACCGCGTGGCGCAGGAAATTGAAGACATCATCGGCATCGATGCCGTCGGCGCGGTAACCTGCTCGGCCAAAAGCGGCTTGGGCGTGGAAGACGTGTTGGAAGAAATCGTAGCCAAAATTCCCGCTCCCGAAGGTGATGAAGATGCGCCCTTGCAAGCTATGATTATCGATTCGTGGTTTGATAATTACGTTGGTGTGGTGATGCTTATCCGTGTTAAAGAAGGCCGTCTGAAACTGAAAGACAAGCTGTTGTTTATGAGCACCAAAGCTGAAACGCAGGCGGAGCAACTAGGTGTGTTTACGCCGAAGTCGGTGCAAAAACAAGAATTAAAAGCCGGCGAAGTAGGCTTCCTGATTACCGGTATTAAAGAATTGAATGCTGCCAAAGTTGGCGACACCATTACCTTGGCGGCTAATCCCGCCGAAAAAGCTTTGCCCGGTTTCCAAGAGGTTCAATCGCAGGTATTTGCCGGTTTGTATCCGGTGGAAAGCCACGATTACGAAGCCTTACGCGATGCTTTGGAAAAACTGCAATTAAACGACGCTTCGCTGAAATTCGAGCCGGAAGTTTCCCAAGCCTTGGGTTTCGGTTTCCGCTGCGGCTTCTTGGGGCTGTTGCATTTGGAAATCGTGCAGGAGCGCTTGGAGCGCGAATTCGATATGGACTTGATTACCACTGCGCCGACGGTGGTATATGAAGTATTGCTGAAAAACGGCGAAAAAATCGAAGTGGAAAACCCGTCCAAACTGCCGGATGTCGGTTTGATTGATACCATTTTCGAGCCGATTATTACCGCTACTATTTTGGTGCCGCAAGAATATGTGGGTGCTGTGATGACTTTGTGTAACCAAAAACGCGGTGTGCAGAGAAACATGCAATACATGGGTCGGCAAGTGATGCTGACTTATGATCTGCCCATGAACGAAGTTGTGATGGATTTCTTCGACAAACTGAAATCCACTTCGCGCGGCTATGCTTCGTTGGACTACGAATTCAAAGAATTTCAAGCTGCCGATCTGATTAAGCTGGATATTATGGTCAACGGCGAAAAAGTCGATGCCTTGAGCCTGATTGTCCACCGCTCCAATGCCGTGTTCCGCGGTCGCGAACTGGCGGCGAAAATGCGCGAACTGATTCCGCGCCAGATGTTCGATATTGCCGTGCAAGCGGCGATCGGCAGCCAGATTATCGCCCGCGAAACCGTGAAAGCGCTGCGTAAAAACGTATTGGCCAAATGTTACGGCGGCGATATCACGCGTAAGAAAAAACTTCTTGAAAAACAAAAAGCCGGTAAACGCCGTATGAAACAGGTCGGCAATGTGGAAATTCCGCAGAGCGCGTTCTTGGCTATTTTGCAGGTGGGGGACAAATAA
- a CDS encoding SurA N-terminal domain-containing protein, with the protein MFATVEKYSGPAKIILGLIAITFVGFTAHSVTAPGADYIVKVGERKVSEHDVNNIMQDAQGQSRDAVFRELVERAYLMQGAKDMGISVSQEQVKQIIVDNPDFHDAGGKFSQEAFNRYLSQRHMSEDQFVEEIREQFALQNLLNLVRNGTLVSDAQAEQLVALTQSERVIRSATFSPETFADKVKIDEKDLRAYYEEHKKDYVVSQAVKLQFVALNSKALAEKEKIEDAELRKAFDQYAATAKPMREIAHILFQVAKDASEEERQKSKAEAEKVLAEVKSNPSNFAALAKKHSQDVNSAPNGGNLGMLPKDGGLGKEFEDSAFSLKKGEISGVVQTEYGYHIITVLNTQDEPDFEKEKSRLEAELKQKKAAASFAQAREKLADAAFNYPESLEEVAKQTGLKVESPDEWLTKAQAESSGMPAELVNAIFSDDVLKKKHNSEPVNANDDTVWVVRAKEVREEKSESFDAVKEHVRMAYWRAEASKLAQTQAKQSLESLQSGKTVQVQWSPVSNMTAEQARTSLPPEAYNQLLKAKPGKDKPAYVLLEGLPAPVLVEVQSVKAPENVKEALPPSKQALTNNQVNRVFVGLLDYLRGNIKQKQGAQKLAEGDNAAN; encoded by the coding sequence ATGTTTGCAACCGTAGAAAAGTACAGTGGTCCCGCCAAGATCATTTTGGGATTGATTGCTATCACATTCGTTGGTTTTACCGCCCATTCTGTTACCGCTCCGGGGGCAGACTACATTGTAAAAGTCGGTGAGCGCAAAGTGAGCGAACACGATGTAAACAATATTATGCAGGATGCGCAGGGGCAGAGCCGTGATGCTGTGTTTCGTGAATTGGTTGAGCGTGCCTATTTGATGCAGGGTGCGAAAGACATGGGAATCAGTGTTTCTCAAGAGCAGGTCAAACAGATTATTGTCGATAACCCTGATTTTCACGATGCAGGCGGAAAGTTTAGCCAGGAGGCGTTTAACCGGTATTTGAGTCAACGCCATATGTCAGAAGACCAATTTGTCGAAGAAATCCGCGAACAGTTTGCTTTGCAGAATTTGCTGAATCTTGTTCGTAACGGGACATTGGTTAGCGATGCCCAGGCTGAGCAATTGGTTGCACTTACCCAATCCGAGCGTGTGATCCGTTCAGCAACATTCAGCCCGGAAACATTTGCCGACAAGGTGAAAATAGATGAAAAAGATTTACGGGCTTATTACGAAGAGCACAAAAAAGATTATGTGGTGTCTCAAGCTGTCAAACTGCAATTTGTTGCTCTAAATTCGAAAGCATTGGCAGAAAAAGAAAAAATTGAAGATGCAGAATTGCGTAAAGCATTTGATCAGTATGCCGCTACAGCTAAACCCATGCGAGAGATTGCCCACATTCTGTTTCAGGTGGCAAAGGATGCTTCGGAAGAAGAGCGGCAAAAGTCTAAGGCTGAAGCTGAAAAAGTGTTAGCTGAAGTGAAGTCTAATCCTTCAAACTTTGCAGCGCTGGCCAAAAAGCATTCTCAAGACGTAAATTCCGCACCAAACGGCGGTAATTTAGGTATGCTGCCTAAAGACGGAGGATTGGGCAAGGAATTTGAAGACAGCGCGTTCTCATTGAAAAAGGGCGAAATCAGCGGAGTGGTTCAAACCGAATACGGCTACCATATCATTACGGTTTTGAATACTCAGGATGAGCCTGATTTTGAAAAAGAAAAATCCCGCTTGGAAGCTGAATTGAAACAGAAAAAGGCAGCGGCCTCATTTGCGCAGGCAAGAGAGAAATTGGCCGATGCTGCGTTTAACTATCCGGAAAGTTTAGAGGAAGTGGCCAAGCAAACCGGCCTGAAAGTCGAATCTCCCGACGAGTGGCTGACTAAGGCGCAAGCAGAATCTTCAGGCATGCCTGCAGAGTTGGTTAACGCTATTTTCAGCGATGATGTTTTAAAGAAAAAACATAATTCGGAGCCGGTTAACGCCAATGACGATACGGTTTGGGTGGTGAGGGCCAAAGAAGTCCGGGAAGAAAAGAGCGAGTCTTTCGACGCGGTTAAAGAGCATGTCAGAATGGCTTATTGGCGTGCGGAAGCAAGTAAACTGGCTCAAACACAGGCTAAGCAGTCTTTGGAAAGTTTGCAGTCAGGCAAAACAGTACAGGTTCAGTGGTCTCCTGTTTCCAATATGACGGCAGAACAGGCGCGTACTTCTTTACCGCCTGAAGCGTATAACCAATTATTGAAAGCCAAGCCGGGTAAAGACAAGCCTGCTTACGTTTTACTCGAAGGATTGCCGGCGCCGGTGTTGGTTGAAGTTCAATCGGTTAAAGCACCTGAAAATGTGAAAGAAGCGTTGCCGCCGTCTAAGCAGGCATTGACCAATAATCAGGTTAACCGGGTTTTTGTCGGTTTGTTGGATTATCTGCGTGGCAACATCAAGCAGAAACAAGGGGCGCAAAAGCTGGCTGAAGGCGACAATGCCGCAAACTGA
- a CDS encoding HU family DNA-binding protein, protein MNKSELIEAIAQEADISKAAAAKALDGMMNAVTNALKKGDTVTLVGFGTFYVGERAERQGRNPKTGEPLTIAAAKTPKFRAGKALKDAL, encoded by the coding sequence GTGAACAAGTCTGAATTGATTGAAGCTATTGCTCAAGAAGCCGACATTTCTAAAGCTGCTGCCGCTAAAGCTTTGGACGGTATGATGAATGCTGTAACCAATGCTTTGAAAAAAGGCGATACCGTAACTTTGGTTGGTTTCGGTACTTTCTATGTTGGCGAACGTGCAGAGCGTCAAGGTCGCAATCCGAAAACCGGCGAGCCTTTGACTATTGCTGCTGCTAAAACTCCGAAATTCCGTGCTGGTAAAGCATTGAAAGATGCACTGTAA